TAACCAATACTTTAGGAATAAacctcaaataaataaataaataaataaataaataaataaataaatggcctTTTGAAGCACAAACACCACCCCAGCATTCTATATATCAAAATCAATACCCATCAAAGTGCCGTACAGTGCTCTTGATCTCTGGCCAAATAAACATTGCTGGTTAACATCTCCCAACCATAGATACGTTTAAAGTGTCCAGTTTGCTTCTCCCATATCTATCAGCAGCCTTTTATACCACTGACCAGGAGGTTTTGTTAAGGTGCGGGGGCATCAAATAAGTGGTTTATGGAGTCTCCTGAGTGGATCACTTCCTATCTTGCTGAGAAGGTAAAGGTGAGCAGTAAAAGTGAGAGGGGTGCTCTCATACAGGGAATCACTGGGGTCTATTTTGTCATGAGTGGTATCTGATTACCTGAGAGACCTCCTTTCTCCCTGGCCCATGCTGACACAACTGAGAACAGAAGAGATGCTAAAGATAGAGATCCCTTTAAGAAGCATCTTCAGCTTTGTAGGATGTGTCAGCCTTCTGAGTACACTGCAAGGCCCATCTTTTCTCTTGGGCATTCAGGACGAGTTGAGGGTTAAAGAGGATTTTATTTTATGCTCAGAAGAACAGCCCATTGCATTTTATTGTGAAATTAAATTATGTCAGAGTGCCCAGTGTTTGGATATGCCCTTACTTATGACTCTcttaaaataaattgaataaaTATACCatactgtctgtctgtgtctgtgtgtatctaccattggtttcaatggacgTTCCATAAAAAGAAACAGTAGCACAATAGAGCCACGAAAATGGATTGCAAAACCTGCTTTTCCTTAGTGCATCCCAAGGACACTGCATTACAATGCACAGATATCATGTTACAAGTGATTTATCTTACATTGCAAATACCATGTAACGAGCCAACTTGAGGGCTGATGTGACTTCattggagctatgttgatttacaccagctgagggtctgtctCAGTAATAACCCCCTGTAGATTACTTATTTACAATAAAACTATAATTCTGCAGTATTTCCCAACAAAATATCCTGCTGATGTCAGAGAAGTCCTACAGAATTAAAGGGAAAAACTCAATGACTTCATTGGGAAGAGGATTTCTTCCATATTAACTGCTAGGCCACTCAATTTCTTGGCAAATACTATATAGGAACAAGCTCCTAACATTTTGGAATGTAAAATATTACATGTCTCTGTGAATAAAGTAAGAGTGAATTGCAGATCATACAGCCCATGAATACATGGGTGATTGCACAGATCTTTAATCTGTAAACGCCCAGGCTTAGTATGTTTTTTACAATTCTGCCTATTCCACAGTCATAAATAAAGACATTACCTGATAATCCTGAAACGTCAGCTTTGGGTAGGTGCCTGGCTTTTAAAACAACCACGGTGAGAGTGTTTGTTGTAGACTGGTAGCAGAGAGAGATCAGTAATTCTCCACGCCCAGATGACTTCTGAGGAAACAAAAAGAGAACCTTTATGAACAAATATCTTGGTCAATATCTTGGCTGTGAATTGGAGTCATTAGTacactttttgaaaatgtcataTGAGACCAGATGTTGGAACACATTGGAGGAGCTCTAAAGGagctatttattaattattattattaggagtagaattattagtattatttattatcatAGTGCTATGCTACTTTATGTTACCCGACTTGATCCAATGTATTCTGGTAACAAAACTTTGTTAATGGCTTGTTAGTAAACTGATTACAAAAACAAGGTGAAAGCATATATTGTCATGGAAGAGACCTATTAGTTCACATGGACTATAGTAAGATAAAGATTTAAACTGATTTTTGAAACACCTACATCATAGGAAATAAATCTCAGTGAAAATAAAAGAGTATAAGCAGAGCTAAAATAGAAAATGTCTATCAAACACATGTAATTCACCAAAATCTGCAATGAAATCTTTTGACAAATATAGACTCACAATTTTATTGAAATTTTGTCCCTAATACTCTCTGGAGGATTATCATTTAAATGGAAGGAAGAAGAAATCAGGGTTCTGCTGTATAATTATTTAATATGAATTTGCAAGAACAATGGCTTTACATCAAGTAaagcaaagaaaagaaacagaGACCTAAAAGGTTGAACCTCTCTGGTATGTACAGTATCAATGAGATGATTACAGAGCTGTTGTGCTGCAGCATTAGAACTATAAAAGAATGATATTGCTGATAGGAATATTGGCTGGCAGACATTAATTCAATTTGATGTAATGCTTGATCTTTTGAAAGCAATTACATTAACGTCAATACACATGCCAAATCCTCAGGAAGGGCTGGTGGGTACAATTCAGTTGTTATGGTTTTGAAATATCTTTTCATTCTGAACCTGGATAACAAACACAGGgcgaaattctggccccactgaagccaacagaaGTTTTGacagatttcaatggggccaggattttgcccatAGTGTCTTCTTTTTATTAGAAGAGCTGAAGCCTCTGTTACAATACTTAAGATACAGGATAATAATACAAAGgtcaaataatgcattttaaatcaAACAGTGTAGTCAACAATGCAATTTTGTGAGtggtttcaaataaaaaatggaTAAATATCTTTGATCTTTAAGGGCTTGGTCCATAGTTCACTGCAGTCAactgaaagattcccattgacttcaatgagctttgagtCAAGTCGTAATTGCCCATCTTCAATACAGAATGGGAAAAAGAAGCTGTGCATTCTGTTCTCGCCAGCCTGATTAATTTGGGTCAGAGCCTGCTGACCTAACATAagtggtcccattgaagtaaattggACCAATTGCATAAGAAAATAGGATTTGGTCCATTAGCAATTTCTTATAACAAGCTCACTGCAGTGATCATTGATTGCACTTGTATGCTTGTCTCCCCATAATGTTATCATTTAAAGCTTCTTAATGGCTGTTCTGATGAACTCTTTCCCTAGTATCTAATATACTAGTAAAATAAtaacataataataaataataaaagcacagaacttttaaagttatttaaaataGATTACCCTAACATTTCTCTTGATGATCTCCCTGTTCATTAGCATCCTTCCCTCAGACAATTCAATTCCTTCAAGTGGAATGAGGACTTCTCCAATGATGTCATCTCTGGAAAACCTGTCAAAGCTCAAGATCATAAAGTGAAGGATTAAATCTTGGACTTGGCTATAGGGGATCCCATAAAATGTAAAGGTTTCATCAAAAGCTGGATCTAAGGTTTTTCTCAGCACTCTAGTTTTCACCTTGTGCTTCTTCTCGGGTAAGATTGTCATTTTGATGTAGGGATCAGAAGTCATTGACTGTTCATCCATTGCTGGCAATCCACGTGCTTCTTTGATGTTCACCACAAATGACTTCTTCTCAAAGTTGTACTCTAAGGAGAAAAAGAGAGTCCCTAGCTTGTCTTGTTTCTCTTCAGAAGACAGTGAAGTGTTGGACTTTAAGCTCTCGGGGGATATTGAATCTTTCTCTCTTTCTACAAAGTGTTTTGGAGTCAATTTCTCAAGATCTGGAGAGCTCTggattttgggggttgttttgggGAAGTTGCCATTCAAATCTCTCTTTTCCAGGTCGAGGTGGAGAGAATTCTTTGGCATCACTGATTTGCTTTTTGCTTCACTTTTGTCATCTGCTCCAAATTTCTTCTTACTGTTAAGGTTCTCGGGATAAATGTCAACCCCCTTCAGCACATGGACAAATTTGTAGGGAGGGGTCTTGTTGGATTTGGAAGATTTACGCTGGCAGCAGATCCAAGCAAAGAGGGAGACTGTGAAGACAAGGCCAAAAGCACTAAAGATCCCAACCACTGTAGGAATTTCATCTGCAAATCAAATTAATAGTAATAAACATGTAAACAGCAGTGCTTAAATAATGTGATATATTAGAAAAAACACTCAAAAAAGATGGCACTAGCAGCAACCTAGGCAGAGTGAAATGTTTTTTCATTATACACATTGCAAAGGATCTGTGTATATTTCTCGCCACCTGCAGGTATAAATGTGTAGCCACACAGCAAGAAGGACTGCTCGTGTAAGTACTTTTCCATATACAGTGTAgccaattattttaatttattgttCATTTTTTGTTAACAACAGAGCGATTGGGAGGAAAACAGTAGGACAATGTAATATCATTAATAATTATTCTGAAATGGCTCCTTTCTATGTGCAGTTTCTAGGCTCACTTAGAACAACTAAATCGGTATGAACCCACGAGGCAAACGCATTTTCGGCTTACTCCTGCAGCTTCTGCATTGAGTCTCCAGGATTTTGTTGCTTAAACAGAATCTGAAATATGCAGTACTTATATATGACATCTACGTTTTATATTGCTCCCTGGTCTGCTCTGTGTAATGAATGAGGTAAATGTTTTGTGTTCTAATCTCAAAGGGGGTTGGAGGTATCTCATGACGATGCTGAGTTTAATAGAAGGGGATGGTATTCAACACTTTCTTAAGAGGCTCTCACCTTCTTGCAGGAGTGAGTCCTTGAAACAataattgtatctataaaggcTTTCCCTGCTCCCCGGACATTATGCATTCATGTTCAACTCTAAAAACAAGAAAACCCACTGTGTTGCTATCCATTAAGTATTGAACCTATCTGACTATTAACTGGAGAATTTAAAAGCAATAGAAGGAGGgttcttgtttattttacaatatttcATTAGATCGTATATGGTGACAAAACACATTAGAGCTAGATTCCACTCCCATGTTCATATGAATCATGCATTTGAAAATTACGTTTCAAAGGGGAAAACAGTGCAAGTGCTACAATCTCACTTGGAATGTGGATAAAGTGGTCGCAGATAGTGTTATATTATTAGTGTTTCATAAGCATGCAATGAAGGGCCACATGAGCACAACTAACTGGAAATCCAATTTGCCCTATAAGTAACAAATTTTAACATCCCACAATATACCAATCAGAGCTAAATCCACATCACTGTAAGAGCGAGGGGCTAGTAAAATATTAATGTGATGACGTTTTGTATGAATAAGGGTAATTATGGTCTTTATGTAAGAGTGCTGGTTCTTTAACACATGATTAGCTGACCTTTCTGGTTGAGAAAGAGCACAGGTGTCCTATATGAATGAGTCTGTTATGTACAGTTAAAAGCTAGACACATGGAACTACTTTTCACTTACTGTCATATCTTTATTTTTGTATTGGTGTGCACTAGCACTAGAAAGAGATATTAGGAGATAAACTTCCAGCAGCTAAAGGGTTAGGCCTGGCTCTACATTTCTTCCAACAGTTGAATCATTTTTCCTTCTACCCTTATTCTGTATCATTCATTGTAATTAAATGTAAGAACTCAATAAAATGACATGTATGATCAATAAgtgaattcattttttttaaagttaagcacgtggcACTGAGTTTAGACAATTCCTCAGGTTTCAGAAATGGAAAATGTATAAGATGCAATAGGAGAGAACAAGGTATGATATCATAACTATTGGCACAACTTAAACAGGTTTTAAGTATCAGTTTGCATTTTTGTAACACTTTTCATTAGATCACATTTAAACAGACTGTTTATAAAAGTATGAATAATATTACATGTGACATCTACAGCTTCTGGTAGCATTGATGAGACAAAATTGATACTTTAAATTAATTATCTTAATTAAATCAGTCATCAGGTGACCAAGATGTCACAAATGTAGTTAGAAACACCcaggtgatgggggtgggggcagggagatgaAATGGTAAAGAACATTGCTATACATTTACTTCAATTAGGTAACAACCTGTGTTTGTTGCTATTTTCATATGGCAAATCAATTGTCCAGCCATTCAGAAAAGCCAGATTTCTTTGAAATGTTATTTATTAATACTAgagcagattctgatctcagtaacATAGATGTAAATCAGGATTCACTCCACTTAAATCAAGGGAGTGATTTCAGATTTACACTCTTGCTAGAGTAAATATTTTGTAAAGGATAgttcagaaacatttttttataaactctaagtaaatatatatatatacacacacacctatttatgtgaatgtttctgaAACTCCTTTTCTGTAATAAAGTTAATCCTATattcaacaacaaaaatgttgaacttaaaactttttattattatcatcCTTTTATACTAACATCCACTGCACCAACATTTATCTCAGGAGTAAGATGTCCATTTAAATTAAGTGGGGATATCACACATTCACTCACCTAGCAACATCAATTAAAAGAACATATATATCTGTGGATAAGATTTTATATGCTCTCCTCTTTAAGAAGACAGGGGTGAAAGCTAATCCAAGAGCATTTTGAACAAGGATTTGATCTTTGGCATGGAATATACTTGAACAACTCAACTCTGGGGGTATGCTATCTTTCCTGGAGATAGAGGAAATAATTGAGGCATCAGTAATACACACAAAAAAGTCCTAATGCTTGCCAGTACCTGGGCTccagaaacaaaaaagaaaattacacatgTATAAACTTCAAAGACATAAAAAAAGATGCAAGTGCTGAAAGGATTCCTCTGAAAGAGATATAAGGCAGCTGTGGATATAGGTTAGACAAGATTTCAAACCTTAGTCACCTCTCCCGACACCATGAAATGGAACATTCACACAAATGCCCAGCCAGCTCTCAGGCTTAAGGGTGGAAATTGCCCGGCGTTATAAGTTTGGGATGGAACTTGCTTACCAAATTCTTCTCTGCTCGCTGAAATCGGAGCCATTTTTGCTGCGTGCTCTGTCCAAGGTACTGAAAAGCACTTCCTCTCCTTAGCCCAGCTCTTGGCTTGCACAAACCCAGCGGAGCCCTATTTTTTCCCAGCCTGATGAAATCACAAACATGAAAGATCGGGAAGGTTTAGgaggaggaggctgtgaagggggaggggagggagctcaCGGTGATTTGCAACCCCCTTCCTGTTTTGGTTCTTCTGAGTAGCTCGGCTCCGAGACTGAAGACGTGGTTGAAACCCAAATTGACGCAATCCTGACGCTACAGGGCTGAAATCAgcaccttccccccccacccccacccctgctagGGATTCAGCACACACTCATCAATTATTTTAACTGCTCTGCTGCAGGAGATTAGCTCGCATTCTCAGCCTGACACAGACAGGGATGCTAATTCCTACAGCCAAGCATGTCCTTGTAGGATCCACAGCCCTGTTATGTTTCATTAAGTATTATTTATTAATCTGATATCCAGGTTGCAATGATGCAGTAGACGATGCAAAGTCTTAGGGTCAAAcgacccagctccaatttcaggGATGTGTTTTCGCTATATTTGATACCATACACATAATGGATCGGAATCACTAAATGCCCCGTGTCTACTGCCTCTTCCCCCTGGGAAGTGCAAGAACATAGTGTTCTCGTCTCCCGAGCTGCTTTCGGGTCTGGTAAAAGCTGGATCTGCTTGTCAATTTGGAACCTAAGGCTCCCGGATTATACTGTAAAAAAAGTCTGATGCGAAAACACCCCCCTGAATCTGCAACAGTGCTGCAAAACCTGGCACTTGAATCCTGCTGGATCCAGCCAAGTTTTGGCTCCCATCCCAAATTCTGCTGCATAAATGGAGACCGCGTGAAGGTACTTCTGTTACAACAACAAAATCCAGAGACAGATGGACAGTGCTCCAGATCCCTGGATCTTGACCCCCGACATTTTTTGTCCCCCACTCAGCAAATGCTGCTGCTTAACGACAGAACAAATGTAGCTGCTTCTAACTCCAGCAAAATCAATCCGAGAGGCTGCACTGTCAGTCTGTGGTGCTGATAATCCCAATTCCACTTCCTAAACAAAGACCATGTTGAGCTGCTTCTGCTGCACTTTAGcaagcctgccccttccccccagcccacctctccacacacacacactgcagctgtTCCACAGAAACTCAAACCCAGGATGGGGACTCTACTGGATCTTACCAAATTTTTGGCCACAAACACATAAATGATACTATAAAAACAGAGGAGAGTGGTGCTTCAACCATACACCTATACAAATCTGGACATACACACATGCTGGTATAAGCATGTGGCAAAAACTACCATTTGACTCCTCTATTTGACACTACAATTTGGGTGCTCAAAGACAGGCAGGATCCAGGTACATCCAGCTTTTGACTTTCCCTCCCTTCTTTTTgttaatagcaattttttttttattttggacaTCCAAAATTTAGACTTGTTCAAATGTAAGTGCATGGAAATAATTACATTTGATTTTACACTCCAGAGCAGACTGACAGGCTTCCAACCATGATCAAAATATGCTGAATCTTTACACGAATTTAACTGGAGAACATATGGATGCTATCCCTGATCCAGTATCAATAgggctccccctcttcccccccccccccccggatgaAATCTGGAAGAATCTCTGTTGATATACACAGGGATTAccagcaaaaaatcctgtggcaccttatagactaacagacattttgcagcatgagctttcgtgggtgaatacccacttcttcggatgcaagccactgcttgcatccgaagaagtgggtattcacccacgaaagctcatgctgcaaaacgtctgttagtctataaggtgccacaggattctttgctgcttctacagaaccagactaacacggctacccctctggtacaGGGATTACCAAGCACATGGAACTGCCAATTTCTGACTGTCAAAGGTTTCCTTCCCTTCTAGTTTCTTAAAAACCATGGAACACAAGGAGGCACCATATAAAAGGCTGTTACACAGTTTTCAAGTTTTATAGTGGCTAGAGACCACTTTCTTTCAGCACTGATTCTCTTTTCCAGAATGGGAACTCTGTtaaaatgggggtggaggggaagcacATTCTTTTTTGCAAAGTACAAGATAGTTCAGCCATTTTcgtcccagtcctgcccccctttttaaattaacaaaattTGTCCTTGTTATGGATTATCAATATTATTATTTGATATTGATATTCTGGGAATGTCTAGAGACCAATCAGGTTGAGGCCCCATTGGGCTAAATATtatacaaaaatatattaaattacaGTCTCTACCCTTACTTTTATCTCAGGTTTGTACATATGGGCTCATTCAAACATTACAGAAGGTGTTTCTTTCACTGCCCTGGCTCCCATCCTTTAGGAATTGCTAGTTTTCAAGGAGATTATGATAATTAGATAGACTGCTATTTTACATATATAGAGAATCAACTCTTTATTCCCATAGTACACCACTTCTATGACATGGCAAAAAAAAGCATCACTTACATCAATCATGATCCTTCTGTAGTTAACCATGTGGCTACCCTTAGTACAGAATATGTGTCACAGAAAATAGCTAAGAAGCAGGCTGAGCACTGGGATGCTGACAAACCTTGAGACAGATGTGCTGTTTATTCTCTGTGTTGTGCAAGCACCATCTAGTGTACACCTTAGATCCCTCAGTGCCTGAGGAATAGCTTACATATACACACTTATGCAAACATACATAGAACTACGCAGAGAGATAATCAGCCTATTATTTCCATGTTGTATATAAGGCAAATGGCAGAAAGATGATCACCCCTTCTATTTGTTAACTGGCTACATTTCCACTGAACCCCTGCCAAGCAATGGGTACTTTTTCTCTCCTTGTGGTTGCAGATTCTTAGGAATGCCTTCCTGTCCTGAGAAAACATAACTGATGGTTTCAGCAGAGATTCACATTCTTAGAATACCCTTTTGTAAAAACTAGAGCAAAAGCACATTGCTCAGTCTACATTCCCCTCCATTAATTTGATAAGCAAACAGATGATCATGATCTGAGCGCCACAACCCCCAGACACATTCAGCACCAAGTCAAGGAGAGCTGTTTGAGACCTTGGCCACTGTACTAAGTTAAAATGAGTTTGTGTGAAAAATGTACAGTCCAGCTGACTGCATCACAATGAGCTTTTCTGTGGGTCTAGAAAACAGATTATCAATGCACAGGCATGCGCAGAACACTCTCCAGCTGCTGAGAGAGTAGGGAGTGTGGTTACCAAGCAACACAGACCATACAGTTCCCAAAACAGATAGGCCTCAAATAAGCATTTGGGGCTGGAAAATAATGGTTTTCCGTCCCCTCCCCACTTATCAACAAACAATTACTATGTTTTGGATTCAAAAGAGCTTGTGTGGAGGAGAAAAAGGCCTGGTTTCCtcctttaaaaaccaaaaacaactattattttaaaatataaaataaagctCCATGATTTATATGTAGGAGATAAAAATAGGGAAAAAGCCCTTTTCCACCCCAACAAAATCTTATCCCTGGAGCTACACGCTGACACTATGTCTACACCTGGAGCTTAGGGTCTGATTCCCAACTTGCAGAGACATACCCATGAggtccaggtgggtttgtactcaggttGGCTAGCCTGTGGCACTGCTTGCCACTGACCTTGCTTCCACAGCGACAATATCTTTAGAACACTAGCTTGGTTATgtctatgcaagctgggaatcgCATACCACAgcttcaagtgtagacatagccagaggTGCACATGTTCAAATGCAGCCATGAATTGTGTAAGCCTCGATTTTTGGATTCCAGATTTGAGACATTGACTTGATATGGACCTGAAAGTGCTTgttcagcacatctgaaaatcaggccaaaaagccaagatttttaaaagtaggaACCTACGTTAGACTACATAAATAAGTGGCCACATTTTCAAGAATGCTGAGCCCCCTGACACACTCACTGACTTCAAAAGAACCTtcccagcacttttgaaaatcaggccactaatTTGGAAGTCTAAATATCTAGTGGTTAAATCACTAGACTAGGACTTAGGAGTGCTGAttccaattccctgctctgccacagacttcctgtgggacGTTGGATAAACCACATAGTCTATCTGTGCCTTACCtctccatctgtcaaatgggggtAATAGCATTTTTCCACCTCACCGGAATattctgaggataaatacattaacaaATGGGAGGTGTTGAGATACTATGGGGATGGAGGCTacataagtacctaagatagatagaaagcatggatttaggagcctatcactatgtttctgtctctgaaaaaaatcagcctTGGTGTAAATTTGAAGCTTTATTTGTGGGAAAATATGGCCCTAGATAATTTCACAGCATCAAGATTCTGTAGGTACAATGACTTCCTGCCTACCAGCTATTTTAGGAAAAACACACATATATGAAACTTACATGCAAATACCATATACATAACATATAGTATGATATTGCCTTTGTCTGAGACATTTTGACTAGAGTAGGTTggataatgttttgttttgtttttctgtggaaaatgttgcctttttggcaaaaattgaaaactttttttttcagataaaTACTGAACATTTTtgactgaaaaacaaacaaaaccttaaTTTGGAAATGTCACTGCAATGCCTCATGGAAGCTGTAGTTTAGATGCGTCCATTCT
The DNA window shown above is from Mauremys mutica isolate MM-2020 ecotype Southern chromosome 6, ASM2049712v1, whole genome shotgun sequence and carries:
- the SYT4 gene encoding synaptotagmin-4 isoform X1, giving the protein MAPISASREEFDEIPTVVGIFSAFGLVFTVSLFAWICCQRKSSKSNKTPPYKFVHVLKGVDIYPENLNSKKKFGADDKSEAKSKSVMPKNSLHLDLEKRDLNGNFPKTTPKIQSSPDLEKLTPKHFVEREKDSISPESLKSNTSLSSEEKQDKLGTLFFSLEYNFEKKSFVVNIKEARGLPAMDEQSMTSDPYIKMTILPEKKHKVKTRVLRKTLDPAFDETFTFYGIPYSQVQDLILHFMILSFDRFSRDDIIGEVLIPLEGIELSEGRMLMNREIIKRNVRKSSGRGELLISLCYQSTTNTLTVVVLKARHLPKADVSGLSDPYVKVNLYHAKKRISKKKTHVKKCTPNAVFNELFVFDIPCEGLEDISIEFLVLDSDRGSRNEIIGRLTLGASAEGTSGEHWKEICEYPRRQIAKWHMLCDG
- the SYT4 gene encoding synaptotagmin-4 isoform X2 — protein: MAPISASREEFDEIPTVVGIFSAFGLVFTVSLFAWICCQRKSSKSNKTPPYKFVHVLKGVDIYPENLNSKKKFGADDKSEAKSKSVMPKNSLHLDLEKRDLNGNFPKTTPKIQSSPDLEKLTPKHFVEREKDSISPESLKSNTSLSSEEKQDKLGTLFFSLEYNFEKKSFVVNIKEARGLPAMDEQSMTSDPYIKMTILPEKKHKVKTRVLRKTLDPAFDETFTFYGIPYSQVQDLILHFMILSFDRFSRDDIIGEVLIPLEGIELSEGRMLMNREIIKRNKSSGRGELLISLCYQSTTNTLTVVVLKARHLPKADVSGLSDPYVKVNLYHAKKRISKKKTHVKKCTPNAVFNELFVFDIPCEGLEDISIEFLVLDSDRGSRNEIIGRLTLGASAEGTSGEHWKEICEYPRRQIAKWHMLCDG